Proteins from a single region of Streptomyces sp. HUAS 15-9:
- a CDS encoding DUF5994 family protein, with the protein MEPSRTPAEGACAHDPHTFRMPLPRLTLTPDVSHGPLDGAWWPRCDALELELPSLIGSLEPGAGTTVRVTVDPAEWPDAPHTVMAPGRVIAVEPAGPGSETHVIILDCGTVGRWALLVVPPEEPAATAARLLAAAADPENPLTAARMLALAETGRLGGMTGEAG; encoded by the coding sequence ATGGAACCCAGCAGAACGCCGGCGGAGGGCGCGTGCGCGCACGACCCGCACACGTTCCGCATGCCCCTGCCCCGCCTGACCCTCACCCCCGACGTCAGCCATGGGCCGCTGGACGGAGCCTGGTGGCCGCGCTGCGACGCGCTGGAACTCGAACTGCCTTCACTCATCGGCTCGTTGGAGCCGGGGGCGGGCACCACGGTACGGGTCACAGTGGACCCCGCCGAATGGCCCGATGCCCCGCACACGGTCATGGCGCCCGGCCGGGTGATCGCCGTGGAGCCGGCCGGACCCGGAAGCGAGACACACGTCATCATTCTGGACTGCGGCACCGTGGGACGCTGGGCGCTCCTGGTCGTCCCGCCCGAGGAGCCCGCCGCAACAGCCGCCCGGCTGCTGGCCGCCGCGGCCGACCCCGAGAACCCGCTGACCGCCGCGCGGATGCTGGCGCTCGCCGAGACCGGTCGCCTCGGGGGCATGACAGGGGAGGCGGGATGA
- a CDS encoding DUF5994 family protein has product MPPPASASARLAPRPPTFPPGRGYGARLSRSDDLAAELPATAEVFDTRQGRVRQVAVGRSPWPTAPRDLLVTATPWGHLVRLRARPGHGQDLLVRPRPLGPAGRSARNGAHGGRLMAAAAGPALRLTASALLAAEEHRPAEDDVPRRTSRRDAS; this is encoded by the coding sequence ATGCCGCCTCCCGCCTCGGCGTCCGCGCGGCTCGCCCCGCGCCCGCCAACCTTCCCACCCGGCCGCGGGTACGGCGCCCGCCTATCGCGCTCCGATGACCTCGCGGCCGAACTCCCCGCGACTGCCGAGGTCTTCGACACGAGGCAAGGTCGCGTCAGGCAGGTCGCCGTCGGCCGCAGCCCCTGGCCGACCGCTCCGCGCGACCTGCTCGTGACGGCCACTCCGTGGGGGCACCTGGTTCGCCTACGGGCTCGACCCGGACACGGTCAGGATCTTCTCGTACGGCCTCGGCCGCTGGGACCTGCCGGTCGTTCCGCCCGGAACGGAGCCCACGGCGGTCGGCTGATGGCCGCAGCCGCCGGCCCCGCCCTTCGTCTCACCGCGAGCGCACTCCTGGCCGCCGAGGAACACCGTCCGGCCGAGGACGACGTACCGCGCCGAACCTCTCGACGGGACGCCTCATGA
- a CDS encoding DUF5994 family protein, with amino-acid sequence MNNGPRSPQPAPPLLRLYLEPESTVPRRIDGAWWPRTFDLLAELPQLLPGLPRAWGQIGSVLVKGALWTGAPGRMLVCNQVVRLCRTATAHAPCTIVLMAPGHGRRDLLVVPPEATERAADRSWAPPG; translated from the coding sequence ATGAACAACGGACCACGGTCCCCGCAACCAGCCCCACCCCTCCTCCGCCTGTACCTCGAGCCCGAGAGCACCGTGCCACGCCGTATCGACGGGGCCTGGTGGCCGCGCACCTTCGATCTCCTGGCGGAACTCCCGCAACTGCTCCCCGGCCTGCCGCGTGCATGGGGCCAGATCGGCAGTGTCCTGGTGAAGGGCGCGCTGTGGACCGGGGCACCGGGCCGCATGCTCGTCTGCAACCAGGTCGTACGGCTGTGCAGGACCGCCACGGCGCATGCACCGTGCACCATCGTCCTGATGGCCCCCGGCCATGGGCGCCGGGACCTGCTGGTCGTGCCTCCCGAGGCGACCGAGCGGGCCGCCGATCGCTCATGGGCGCCGCCGGGCTGA
- a CDS encoding cold-shock protein, translated as MASGTVKWFNAEKGFGFIEQEGGGADVFAHYSNIISNGGFRELQEGQKVSFDVTQGQKGPQAENIVPA; from the coding sequence ATGGCATCTGGCACCGTGAAGTGGTTCAACGCGGAAAAGGGCTTCGGCTTCATCGAGCAGGAGGGCGGCGGCGCTGACGTGTTCGCCCACTACTCGAACATCATCAGCAATGGTGGCTTCCGCGAGCTTCAGGAAGGCCAGAAGGTTAGCTTCGACGTCACGCAGGGCCAGAAGGGCCCGCAGGCCGAGAACATCGTTCCCGCCTGA
- a CDS encoding DEAD/DEAH box helicase yields the protein MNRTRRTGGTPGSRFRTQGTGRQAPRPGTGRKSGQGARSAPRRQEFALPVTHTEPLPAVETFRELDMPARLLAALGAEGLTVPFPIQAATLPNALAGRDVLGRGRTGSGKTLAFGLPVLARLDGQRAQPRQPLALVLVPTRELAQQVTDALTPYARALRLRLATVVGGMSIGRQASALRGGAEVVVATPGRLTDLIERRGCRLEQVAVTVLDEADQMADMGFMPQVTALLDQVPSRGQRLLFSATLDRNIDLLVRRYLHDPVVHSVDPPAGAVTTMEHHLLHVRDTEKDTAATEIAAREGRVLMFRDTKHAVDRLADHLLSVGVRASALHGGKSQTERSRTLAQFKDGHVTVLVATNVAARGIHIAGLDLVVNVDPPGDHKDYLHRGGRTARAGESGTVVTLVLPHQRRAVDRLMADAGIAPSTVRIRPGEAELHRITGARTPSGVPVTLAAPVDGRREGKGSADRKRGGRAVGRACRPAPRNNP from the coding sequence ATGAACCGCACCCGTCGCACCGGCGGCACTCCTGGCAGCCGCTTCCGTACGCAGGGGACGGGCCGCCAGGCTCCCCGTCCTGGCACCGGACGAAAGAGCGGCCAGGGAGCACGCTCCGCCCCGCGCCGACAGGAGTTCGCCCTGCCTGTCACCCATACCGAGCCGCTGCCGGCGGTCGAGACGTTCCGCGAACTGGACATGCCCGCGCGGCTGCTGGCCGCGCTCGGCGCCGAGGGCTTGACCGTGCCCTTTCCGATCCAGGCGGCCACGCTGCCGAACGCGCTGGCCGGCCGAGACGTCCTGGGCCGGGGCCGTACGGGCTCGGGCAAGACGCTCGCCTTCGGTCTGCCGGTGCTGGCCCGCCTGGACGGGCAGCGGGCGCAGCCCCGGCAGCCGCTCGCCCTCGTCCTCGTACCCACCCGGGAACTGGCCCAGCAGGTCACCGACGCGCTCACCCCCTATGCCCGCGCCCTTCGGCTGCGACTCGCCACCGTGGTGGGCGGCATGTCGATAGGCCGTCAGGCGAGTGCGCTGCGCGGTGGCGCCGAGGTCGTCGTCGCGACGCCCGGCCGTCTCACGGACCTCATCGAGCGGCGAGGCTGCCGGCTGGAACAGGTCGCCGTCACCGTCCTGGACGAGGCCGACCAGATGGCCGACATGGGCTTCATGCCCCAGGTGACCGCGCTGCTCGACCAAGTCCCGTCCCGCGGCCAGCGGTTGCTCTTCTCGGCCACCCTGGACCGCAACATCGACCTCCTGGTGCGCCGGTACCTCCACGACCCCGTCGTGCACTCGGTCGACCCGCCTGCGGGAGCGGTCACCACCATGGAGCACCATCTGCTGCACGTGCGCGACACCGAGAAAGACACCGCCGCGACCGAGATCGCCGCTCGCGAGGGACGGGTGCTGATGTTCCGGGACACCAAGCACGCGGTGGACCGGCTGGCCGACCACCTGCTTTCCGTCGGGGTCCGTGCCTCGGCCCTGCACGGCGGCAAGTCCCAGACAGAGCGCAGCCGGACGCTCGCCCAGTTCAAGGACGGCCACGTCACGGTCCTGGTGGCCACCAACGTCGCCGCCCGCGGAATCCACATCGCGGGCCTCGACCTCGTCGTGAACGTCGACCCTCCCGGGGACCACAAGGATTACCTCCACCGCGGCGGCCGTACGGCACGCGCCGGCGAGTCCGGCACCGTCGTCACCCTTGTCCTGCCGCACCAGCGGCGCGCGGTGGACCGCCTGATGGCCGATGCCGGCATCGCTCCGAGTACCGTCCGGATCCGCCCGGGCGAGGCGGAACTGCATCGCATCACCGGCGCCCGCACCCCCTCCGGCGTGCCCGTCACCCTCGCCGCACCGGTCGACGGACGACGAGAGGGCAAGGGATCTGCCGACCGGAAGCGCGGGGGCCGGGCCGTCGGCCGAGCCTGTCGGCCTGCCCCGAGGAACAACCCATAG
- a CDS encoding SCO5918 family protein, which produces MRCVIARYPFDLTKIEIEQSMSGITPEPVTGVSVTIDRRVYPVMQVGEVITRQNRRDFTTGEVRRALTRLGFICHDARPVRPARDARADEDVLGW; this is translated from the coding sequence ATGCGCTGTGTCATCGCCCGTTACCCCTTCGACCTGACCAAGATCGAGATCGAGCAGTCCATGAGTGGGATCACGCCCGAGCCCGTCACCGGCGTATCCGTGACCATCGACCGCCGTGTCTACCCCGTGATGCAGGTCGGGGAGGTGATCACCAGGCAGAACCGCCGGGACTTCACGACGGGTGAGGTGCGCCGGGCACTGACCCGCCTCGGCTTCATCTGCCACGACGCGCGCCCGGTGAGGCCGGCCCGAGACGCGCGGGCCGACGAGGATGTGCTCGGTTGGTGA